AATAATCAAGGAGGCGTTACGTATGCGCGGTGGAATGGGAAATATGCAAAATATGATGAAACAGATGCAAAAGATGCAAAAGAAGATGGAAAAAGCACAGGAAGAGCTGAAAGAACAAACATTTGAAACGACAGTGGGCGGCGGTATGGTAACGGTTGTTGCCAACGGCCATAAAGAAATCATCGATA
Above is a genomic segment from Bacillus marinisedimentorum containing:
- a CDS encoding YbaB/EbfC family nucleoid-associated protein, with protein sequence MRGGMGNMQNMMKQMQKMQKKMEKAQEELKEQTFETTVGGGMVTVVANGHKEIIDIKIKEEVVDPDDIDMLQDLILAATNEVLKKVDETTNETMGQFTKGMNLPGMF